One Actinomadura viridis genomic region harbors:
- a CDS encoding FAD-binding oxidoreductase, with protein MTHLQEFVDLLGADRVLPAGPKVTGYLRDFSWYSPILENALADTTVDAVMRPRSLDDLTAVVALAAERRIPLTIRGAGTGNYGQSLPLRQGIVVDIKDIAGVLEIGAGRIAVLPGTLMQDAEAAAQETGQEMAVMPSTYRVATASGFICGGSGGLGGAANGDLWDGNILAVEMLTVEEKPRLIRLEGGDVRPVLHTYGTIGVVTRVEMRLVPARDHRAMYAVFADFQDAAGFAYDLTASDVRLRLCSLHQAPIGSMLKPLAGAYDPADHVLLLWADAAHVAKVGAMARRYGGRLEPDWPAKTHITQFPFSHTILWSRKADPGSSWLQCEYSDDRERFLGQTASVSERYPGVFLQHIEFIESAGRIRPLGIPPLVGLPDHEAALEELMAYCAGLGITLLNPHSYIVEEGGFVGDTAQVATLKQTSDPYHILNPGKLGEGFFTSRGPTPPSLRTRTRSKEKRA; from the coding sequence ATGACCCATCTGCAGGAGTTCGTCGATCTGCTCGGCGCGGACCGGGTGCTTCCCGCCGGCCCCAAGGTGACCGGCTATCTGCGTGACTTCTCCTGGTACAGCCCGATCCTGGAGAACGCGCTCGCCGACACCACCGTCGACGCCGTGATGCGGCCCCGTTCACTGGACGACCTCACCGCCGTGGTGGCGCTGGCCGCCGAACGGCGGATCCCCCTGACGATCCGGGGCGCGGGCACCGGCAACTACGGCCAGTCGCTCCCGCTGCGGCAGGGGATCGTGGTCGACATCAAGGACATCGCGGGTGTCCTTGAGATCGGTGCGGGCCGGATCGCCGTCCTGCCCGGCACCCTCATGCAGGACGCCGAGGCCGCGGCGCAGGAGACCGGGCAGGAGATGGCGGTGATGCCCAGCACCTACCGGGTGGCCACCGCGTCGGGGTTCATCTGCGGCGGGTCCGGCGGCCTCGGCGGCGCGGCCAACGGCGACCTGTGGGACGGCAACATCCTCGCCGTCGAGATGCTCACCGTGGAGGAGAAGCCCCGGCTGATCCGGCTGGAGGGCGGCGACGTGCGGCCGGTGCTGCACACCTACGGCACGATCGGGGTGGTCACCCGCGTCGAGATGCGGCTGGTCCCGGCCCGCGACCACCGGGCGATGTACGCGGTCTTCGCCGACTTCCAGGACGCCGCCGGGTTCGCCTACGACCTGACCGCGTCGGACGTGCGGCTGCGGCTCTGCTCGCTGCACCAGGCGCCGATCGGGTCGATGCTCAAGCCGCTCGCCGGGGCCTACGACCCGGCCGACCACGTGCTCCTGCTCTGGGCGGACGCCGCGCACGTGGCGAAGGTCGGCGCCATGGCGCGCCGGTACGGCGGGCGGCTGGAACCGGACTGGCCGGCCAAGACCCACATCACCCAGTTCCCGTTCAGCCACACCATCCTGTGGAGCCGCAAGGCCGATCCCGGGTCGTCCTGGCTCCAGTGCGAGTACTCCGACGACAGGGAGCGCTTCCTCGGCCAGACCGCGAGCGTCAGCGAACGTTATCCCGGGGTGTTCCTCCAGCACATCGAGTTCATCGAGTCGGCGGGGCGGATCCGGCCCCTGGGCATTCCGCCGCTCGTCGGCCTTCCCGACCACGAGGCGGCGCTGGAGGAGCTCATGGCCTACTGCGCCGGCCTCGGTATCACGCTGCTCAACCCGCACAGCTACATCGTCGAGGAGGGCGGATTCGTCGGCGACACCGCGCAGGTCGCGACGCTCAAGCAGACCTCGGACCCGTACCACATCCTCAACCCCGGCAAGCTCGGCGAAGGCTTCTTCACCTCACGCGGCCCGACCCCGCCGAGCCTCAGAACCCGCACGAGGAGCAAGGAGAAGCGAGCATGA
- a CDS encoding VOC family protein: MTPAGALDAVLDHVATEETDLDARVAFHVGVLGFRVLRWGVHVETGGRIAMLGRGGGAKVELIEVGAPLGDLAHIGYRVPDLRAAHARLLDAGCTEDRAPFRIDAAMADTSFVCDPSGGRLQLITYAPGSPDL; this comes from the coding sequence GTGACGCCGGCCGGCGCGCTGGACGCGGTCCTCGACCACGTCGCCACCGAGGAGACCGATCTCGACGCCCGGGTCGCCTTCCACGTCGGCGTCCTGGGGTTCCGGGTGCTGCGGTGGGGAGTGCACGTCGAGACCGGGGGCCGGATCGCGATGCTCGGCCGCGGCGGCGGCGCCAAGGTCGAGCTCATCGAGGTCGGCGCCCCCCTCGGCGACCTGGCCCACATCGGCTACCGGGTGCCCGACCTGCGTGCCGCCCACGCCCGGCTGCTGGACGCCGGATGCACCGAGGACCGGGCGCCGTTCCGGATCGACGCCGCCATGGCGGACACGTCGTTCGTGTGCGACCCCTCCGGCGGGCGGCTCCAGCTCATCACCTACGCGCCCGGTTCCCCCGACCTGTAA
- a CDS encoding GntR family transcriptional regulator: MAPEPPASLLAAQAYARLRADILNNRLMPGTPLSVPALATRLDMSRSPVREAVQRLIHDGLATQVAHRGAAVARIDPAELDDLYVVKEPLEGLATRLATPRLTLDGERRLRRMVEEHERLLESGAPESAHVQMDLDLHRYIREVAGNAALIATLEQFEGKTNLAFPTLWSDPEASRLAVEEHRAIIEAMIAGDPGGAERAARNHVERIRLRWARRMVTTLESAAGA, from the coding sequence ATGGCACCGGAGCCTCCGGCGAGCCTGCTCGCCGCCCAGGCCTATGCGCGGCTGCGCGCGGACATCCTGAACAACCGGCTGATGCCGGGCACCCCGCTGAGCGTGCCCGCGCTCGCCACCCGGCTGGACATGAGCAGGAGCCCGGTCCGCGAGGCCGTGCAACGGCTGATCCATGACGGGCTCGCCACCCAGGTCGCGCACCGCGGCGCGGCCGTGGCCCGGATCGACCCGGCGGAACTGGACGACCTCTACGTCGTCAAGGAGCCCCTGGAGGGCCTGGCCACCCGGCTGGCCACGCCGCGGCTGACGCTCGACGGGGAGCGGAGGCTGCGGCGGATGGTCGAGGAGCACGAGCGGCTGCTGGAGTCCGGAGCCCCGGAGAGCGCGCACGTCCAGATGGACCTGGACCTGCACCGCTACATCCGCGAGGTCGCCGGGAACGCGGCCCTCATCGCCACCCTGGAGCAGTTCGAGGGCAAGACGAACCTGGCGTTCCCCACCCTGTGGAGCGATCCAGAGGCGAGCCGGCTGGCCGTGGAGGAGCACCGCGCGATCATCGAGGCGATGATCGCCGGTGATCCCGGCGGCGCCGAGCGGGCGGCCCGCAACCACGTGGAACGGATCAGGCTGCGCTGGGCCCGCCGCATGGTCACCACGCTCGAGAGCGCGGCGGGCGCGTGA
- a CDS encoding serine hydrolase domain-containing protein, protein MAYGRLSRRDFGRLMGLAGMGAAAPGLVAGCAGGTATAVRAGAAARTWKVSGKAGAGLGGFDTAVKKLMQDRGIPCGSLAVMRNGRLILARGYTWSDDTSLSVQPTSLFRIGSLSKAVTATAIMRLVQDGRLGLSRPVTDLLTLTPPPGTTADPRLPQVTVRRLLQHLGGWDRDVSGDPTYRDRQIAEQLGVPLPITRAHMVTHGAGLRLEHDPGSTYAYSNYGYLLLGEIVAKVSGTTYADYVQRNVFAPLGITRTLPAKSPASGRAPGEVPYFSQYTGRSVFDAAGTTVPAPYGSFNAENRTAMGAWLASAVDYVRFTKIFDAATSVLTASSVATMFAKPETGLNSGGYYYGFGWNVRDVTGGRNTWHDGSLPGTSTIVTRRHDGVTWALLFDQRDDPSGLTYGYNDFSAPLHTVANGITTWPTTDLFGDYF, encoded by the coding sequence ATGGCGTACGGGCGGCTGAGCCGGCGGGACTTCGGCAGGCTGATGGGGCTGGCCGGGATGGGCGCGGCGGCGCCGGGGCTGGTGGCGGGGTGCGCCGGGGGGACGGCGACCGCGGTCCGGGCCGGGGCCGCCGCCCGCACCTGGAAGGTGTCCGGTAAGGCCGGGGCGGGGCTGGGAGGCTTCGACACCGCGGTCAAGAAGCTCATGCAGGACCGCGGCATCCCGTGCGGCTCGCTCGCGGTGATGCGGAACGGCAGGCTCATCCTCGCGCGCGGCTACACCTGGAGCGACGACACCTCCCTCAGCGTCCAGCCGACCTCGCTCTTCCGGATCGGCAGCCTCAGCAAGGCCGTCACCGCGACCGCGATCATGCGCCTGGTCCAGGACGGCCGGCTCGGCCTGTCCCGGCCGGTGACCGACCTGCTCACGCTGACGCCGCCGCCCGGCACGACCGCGGACCCGCGGCTGCCGCAGGTGACCGTGCGCCGCCTGCTCCAGCACCTGGGGGGCTGGGACCGTGACGTCTCCGGCGACCCGACCTACCGCGACCGGCAGATCGCCGAGCAGCTGGGCGTCCCGCTGCCGATCACCCGGGCGCACATGGTGACCCACGGGGCCGGGCTGAGGCTGGAGCACGACCCGGGCAGCACCTACGCCTACAGCAACTACGGCTACCTGCTCCTCGGAGAGATCGTCGCCAAGGTCTCCGGGACGACCTACGCCGACTACGTGCAGCGCAACGTCTTCGCCCCGCTGGGCATCACCCGGACGCTGCCCGCCAAGTCGCCGGCGAGCGGACGCGCACCGGGAGAGGTCCCCTACTTCTCGCAGTACACGGGCAGGTCCGTGTTCGACGCGGCCGGAACGACGGTGCCCGCGCCGTACGGCTCGTTCAACGCCGAGAACCGCACGGCGATGGGCGCCTGGCTGGCCTCCGCCGTCGACTACGTCCGGTTCACCAAGATCTTCGACGCCGCCACGAGCGTGCTGACCGCCTCGTCGGTCGCCACCATGTTCGCCAAGCCGGAGACCGGCCTCAACTCCGGCGGCTACTACTACGGCTTCGGCTGGAACGTGCGCGACGTCACCGGCGGCCGCAACACCTGGCACGACGGCAGCCTCCCCGGCACCAGCACGATCGTGACCCGCCGCCACGACGGGGTCACCTGGGCCCTGCTGTTCGACCAGCGCGACGATCCCTCGGGGCTGACCTACGGCTACAACGACTTCAGCGCCCCGCTGCACACGGTCGCCAACGGGATCACCACGTGGCCCACCACCGATCTCTTCGGCGACTACTTCTGA
- the fdhA gene encoding formaldehyde dehydrogenase, glutathione-independent: MANTNRGVVYEGPGEVRVEDLDFPELVLHEQNERKLNHGAILKTIATNICGSDQHMVRGRTTAPAGLTLGHEITGEVIEVGSDVEFIKKGDICSVPFNIACGRCRNCKERHTGVCENVNPARAGAAYGYVDMGGWHGGQAEYVTVPYADWNLLKIPADRDTVMAKMRDLTMLSDIFPTGYHGAYTAGVTTGSTVYVAGAGPVGLACATSCFLLGAAVVIVGDMNAERLRQARSFGCETIDLSQHADLADQLEQILGVPEVDASVDCVGFEARGHGPESGGERPATVLNSLMDITRAAGRLGIPGLYVTGDPGGVDENARIGQLGIRIGLGWAKSHVITTGQCPVMRYNRQLMMAILHDRVQIARNVNATVIPLDRAPEGYEEFDKGAARKYVIDPHGLVGAAS, translated from the coding sequence GTGGCCAACACGAACCGAGGCGTCGTCTACGAGGGGCCGGGCGAGGTCCGGGTCGAGGACCTGGACTTCCCCGAGCTGGTGCTGCACGAACAGAACGAGCGCAAGCTCAACCACGGCGCCATCCTGAAGACCATCGCCACCAACATCTGCGGATCGGACCAGCACATGGTCCGCGGCCGCACCACCGCGCCCGCCGGCCTCACCCTCGGCCACGAGATCACCGGTGAGGTCATCGAGGTGGGCAGCGATGTGGAGTTCATCAAGAAGGGCGACATCTGCAGCGTCCCGTTCAACATCGCCTGCGGGCGCTGCCGCAACTGCAAGGAGCGCCACACCGGCGTCTGCGAGAACGTCAACCCCGCCCGGGCGGGCGCCGCCTACGGGTACGTCGACATGGGCGGCTGGCACGGCGGCCAGGCCGAGTACGTCACCGTGCCCTACGCCGACTGGAACCTGCTGAAGATCCCGGCGGACCGCGACACGGTCATGGCGAAGATGCGCGATCTGACGATGCTGTCGGACATCTTCCCCACCGGCTACCACGGCGCCTACACCGCCGGCGTGACGACCGGTTCCACGGTCTACGTCGCCGGTGCCGGCCCGGTGGGGCTGGCCTGCGCCACCTCCTGCTTCCTGCTCGGCGCGGCCGTCGTCATCGTGGGCGACATGAACGCCGAGCGGCTCCGGCAGGCCAGGAGCTTCGGCTGCGAGACCATCGACCTGTCCCAGCACGCCGACCTCGCCGACCAGCTCGAGCAGATCCTCGGGGTCCCCGAGGTGGACGCGTCCGTCGACTGCGTGGGCTTCGAGGCCCGCGGCCACGGCCCCGAGTCCGGCGGCGAGCGTCCGGCCACCGTCCTGAACTCCCTCATGGACATCACGCGGGCGGCCGGCAGGCTCGGCATCCCCGGCCTGTACGTGACCGGCGACCCCGGCGGCGTGGACGAGAACGCCAGGATCGGCCAGCTGGGCATCCGCATCGGCCTGGGCTGGGCGAAGTCCCACGTCATCACCACCGGACAGTGCCCGGTCATGCGGTACAACCGCCAGCTCATGATGGCGATCCTGCACGACCGGGTGCAGATCGCCCGCAACGTCAACGCCACGGTCATCCCGCTGGACCGGGCCCCCGAGGGGTACGAGGAGTTCGACAAGGGAGCGGCCCGCAAGTACGTGATCGACCCGCACGGGCTGGTGGGCGCCGCGAGCTGA
- a CDS encoding lytic polysaccharide monooxygenase auxiliary activity family 9 protein: MDHRDHAGTARPARRATGARLVLTLLSAVTLVLIPWAGPASAHGSIVDPASRNYGCWLRWGSDFQNPAMAQQDPMCWQAWQDNPNAMWNWNGLYRDNVGGDHQGAVPDGHLCSGGLTEGGRYRSMDTVGPWKTTDVGSDFTVKLYDQARHGADYFRVYVSRQGYDALTQPLRWSDLELVRETGRYAPAQDISIDVSAPGRSGRHVVFTIWQASHMDQAYYICSDVNFG, encoded by the coding sequence ATGGATCATCGTGACCATGCCGGAACCGCCCGCCCGGCCCGCCGCGCCACCGGCGCCCGCCTCGTCCTGACACTGCTGTCGGCGGTGACGCTCGTCCTGATCCCCTGGGCGGGCCCCGCGTCCGCGCACGGGTCGATCGTCGACCCGGCGTCCCGGAACTACGGCTGCTGGCTGCGCTGGGGCAGCGACTTCCAGAACCCCGCGATGGCGCAGCAGGACCCCATGTGCTGGCAGGCGTGGCAGGACAACCCCAACGCCATGTGGAACTGGAACGGGCTGTACCGCGACAACGTCGGCGGCGACCACCAGGGCGCCGTCCCGGACGGGCACCTGTGCAGCGGCGGCCTGACCGAGGGCGGCCGCTACAGGTCCATGGACACCGTGGGGCCGTGGAAGACGACCGACGTCGGCAGCGACTTCACGGTGAAGCTGTACGACCAGGCCAGGCATGGCGCCGACTACTTCCGCGTCTACGTCAGCCGCCAGGGCTACGACGCCCTCACCCAGCCGCTGCGCTGGAGCGACCTCGAACTGGTGCGGGAGACCGGCCGCTACGCCCCCGCGCAGGACATCTCGATCGATGTCAGCGCCCCCGGCCGCAGCGGGCGCCATGTCGTCTTCACCATCTGGCAGGCGTCGCACATGGACCAGGCGTACTACATCTGCAGCGATGTGAACTTCGGCTGA
- a CDS encoding class I SAM-dependent methyltransferase: MTIENRAQFEAWNGAEGAAWAAKPMPEADHDADLHRLLLDAARVTERDRVLEIGCGAGDLTRQVARRAPAGQVTGADLSGPMLDRARRDAAAAGIGNVVFEQADVQVHPFPAGGFDTAVSKYGVMFFADPVAAFTNIRAALRPGGRLAFVCPQPPEDCGWYVIPVAALLGVPPRPRAVVDAYPGPAPAMFSLSDRDRLGEVLAAAGLIDVSVAPVHLPLRFGQDAAEAAGVFLASGPTRYIVEQADGLSWEEARTRLTTALTSYTRPQGVLLPGAQWLVSAVRP, from the coding sequence ATGACCATCGAGAACCGCGCCCAGTTCGAAGCCTGGAACGGAGCGGAAGGAGCCGCCTGGGCGGCCAAGCCGATGCCCGAGGCCGACCACGACGCCGACCTGCACCGCCTGCTGCTGGACGCCGCCCGCGTCACCGAGCGCGACCGGGTGCTCGAGATCGGGTGCGGCGCGGGAGACCTCACCCGTCAGGTCGCTCGACGCGCACCGGCGGGTCAGGTGACCGGCGCCGACCTCTCCGGGCCGATGCTCGACCGGGCGCGCCGGGACGCGGCGGCGGCCGGTATCGGCAACGTCGTCTTCGAGCAGGCCGACGTGCAGGTCCACCCGTTCCCCGCGGGCGGCTTCGACACGGCCGTCAGCAAGTACGGGGTGATGTTCTTCGCGGACCCGGTGGCCGCGTTCACCAACATCCGGGCCGCGCTCCGGCCCGGCGGGCGGCTGGCCTTCGTCTGCCCGCAGCCGCCCGAGGACTGCGGCTGGTACGTGATCCCGGTCGCCGCCCTGCTGGGCGTCCCGCCGCGGCCACGAGCCGTGGTCGACGCCTACCCGGGACCCGCCCCCGCGATGTTCTCGCTGTCGGATCGGGACCGGCTCGGCGAGGTGCTCGCCGCCGCCGGTCTCATCGACGTGTCGGTCGCTCCCGTCCACCTGCCGCTGCGCTTCGGGCAGGATGCCGCCGAGGCCGCCGGCGTCTTCCTCGCCAGCGGACCGACCCGCTACATCGTCGAACAGGCGGACGGGCTGTCCTGGGAGGAGGCGCGCACCCGGCTCACGACCGCGCTGACGTCGTACACGCGGCCACAGGGAGTGCTCCTGCCGGGCGCCCAGTGGCTGGTCAGCGCGGTCCGCCCCTGA